The Mauremys mutica isolate MM-2020 ecotype Southern chromosome 1, ASM2049712v1, whole genome shotgun sequence genome has a segment encoding these proteins:
- the TMEM19 gene encoding transmembrane protein 19 translates to MSYQQEDYKESIKMMTNIVILSLLICISLSFWIVSMTASTYYGTLRPISPWRWLFSVVVPLMIASRGFKKKSLDHSGALGGLVVGFILTIANYSFFTALLMFFVTSSKLTKWKEDVKKHIDSEFKQGGQRNWVQVFCNGGVPTELALLYMIENGPGEIPIDFSKQYTASWMCLSLLGALACSAGDTWASEIGSVWSKSEPRLITTWEKVPVGTNGGVTLVGLISSLIGGMLVGVAYFITQLVFVSDLDISAPQWPLVVFGAMAGLLGSIIDSYLGATMQYTGFDKRIGMVVNYETKDSKHISGKPILDNNAVNLFSSVVIALLLPGVAWGFWPRG, encoded by the exons ATGTCATACCAGCAGGAGGACTACAAAGAATCTATCAAAATGATGACAAATATTGTCATTTTGAGCTTGCTTATTTGTATTTCATTATCTTTCTGGATTGTGTCCATGACAGCAAGTACATACTATG GTACTTTACGGCCTATTTCTCCATGGCGTTGGCTTTTTTCAGTTGTGGTTCCACTAATGATTGCTTCAcgaggctttaagaaaaagagCCTGGATCACAGTGGAGCTTTAGGGG gaTTAGTGGTTGGGTTTATCCTAACAATTGCAAATTACAGTTTCTTCACTGCCTTGCTCATGTTTTTTGTTACTTCTTCAAAACTTACTAAGTGGAAAGAAGATGTGAAGAAGCATATAGATTCAGAATTCAAACAAG GTGGGCAGAGAAATTGGGTGCAAGTATTCTGTAACGGTGGTGTCCCTACAGAGCTGGCTCTACTATATATGATAGAAAATGGACCAGGTGAAATTCCAATAGACTTTTCCAAGCAGTATACTGCATCATGGATGTGTTTATCCCTTTTGGGAGCTTTGGCCTGCTCTGCTGGAGATACTTGGGCTTCAGAGATTGGCAGTGTCTGGAGTAAAAGTGAGCCAAGGTTAATAACAACATGGGAAAAGGTTCCAGTAG GTACTAATGGAGGTGTTACATTAGTGGGCCTAATTTCAAGTCTCATTGGTGGCATGCTAGTAGGTGTGGCTTACTTCATTACTCAGCTTGTTTTTGTGAGTGATCTGGATATATCTGCTCCACAGTGGCCACTTGTTGTGTTTGGTGCAATGGCTGGTTTACTGGGATCAATTATTGATTCATATTTAGGAGCTACAATGCAATACACTG GTTTTGACAAGCGTATTGGCATGGTTGTCAACTATGAAACAAAAGACTCAAAGCACATATCTGGAAAACCTATACTGGACAACAATGCAGTAAACCTCTTTTCTTCTGTAGTCATTGCTTTGTTACTTCCTGGTGTGGCATGGGGTTTCTGGCCAAGAGGGTGA